TCGGTTTCGAGGAGTGCGACGACCTCGTTGTAGGAGACGCCGAGCTTCTCCAGGGCATCGAGCGTGGCGTTGGCGCCTTCGTAGGTGCCCTTGACGGTGTCGCCGGTGACCACACCGTGGTCGTACGTGGCGTCCAGGGTCTTCTCCGGCATGGTGTTCACGACGCCGGGCGCGACCAGTTCGGTGACGTACAGGGTGTCCGGGTAGGCCGGGTCCTTGACGCCGGTGGAGGCCCACAGCGGGCGCTGGGGGAGTGCGCCGGCGTCGGCCAGCAGGGCCCAGCGTTCGGTGGCGAAGAGCTCCTCATAGACCTGGTAGGCCAGGCGGGCGTTTGCCAGGCCGGCCTTGCCCTTCAGGGCCTTGGCTTCGTCGGTGCCGATCTTGTCGAGGCGCTTGTCGATTTCGGTGTCCACGCGGGAGACGAAGAACGAGGCGACGGAGTGGATCTTGGACAGGTCATGGCCGTTTTCCTTGGCCTGTTCCAGTCCGGACTGGAAGGCGTTGATGACCGCACGGTAGCGCTCCAGGGAGAAGATCAGGGTCACGTTGACGCTGATGCCTTCGGCCAGGGTTGCCGTGATGGCTTCGAGGCCCTCGATGGTTGCGGGGATCTTGATGTGGACGTTGTTCCTATTGACGCGCTGGGAGAGGTGCTTGGCCTCTGCGATGGTTCCTGCGGTGTCCCAGGCGAGGCGCGGGTCCACTTCGATGGAAACGCGCCCGTCCACGCCCTTGGTGGCGGCGGCAACGGGGGCGAACAGGTCGCACGCGTCAGCGACGTCGGTGGTGGTGATCTCGAAGATCGTGTCCTCCACGCTGGCACCTTCTGCTGCCTTGCCGGCAATGATCTGGTCGTAGTCAGTGCCGGACGTGATGGCGGCGTGGAAGATCGACGGGTTGGTGGTAACACCAACCACGTTCTTCTCCTCGATGAGCTTGCGGAGGGTGCCCGTTTCCAGGCGTCCGCGGGAAAGGTCGTCGAGCCAGATGGAAACTCCGGCGTCGGAGAGCTGCTGGGTGGGAGTAGTCATTGCTGTTTCTCCTGAAATTTGGGTTTAGGCCTGGGTGGCGGCGAGGGAGTCCTTGGCGGCGGCGGCAACTGCCTCTGCCGTGATGCCGAACTCCTGGAAGAGCCGCTTGTAGTCGGCGGAAGCGCCGTAGTGCTCAAGGCTGACGGAACGGCCGGCGTCACCGACGAATTCGCGCCAGCCCAAGGCCAGTCCGGCTTCAACCGAAACACGTGCCTTGACGGCGGCGGGCAGGACGGATTCGCGGTAGGCGGCGTCCTGCTTCTTGAACCATTCAACGCATGGCATGGACACGACCCGCGCTGCGATGCCTTCGGCCTGCAGCGCTTCGCGGGCCTGGACTGCGAGCTGGACCTCGGAACCGGTGGCAATCAGGATGACGTCGGCCGGAACGGTGGCGCCGTCCTTGGATGCCTCGGCCAGGACATAGCCGCCCTTTGCCACACCCGCGGTGGATGCAAAGGTATTGCCGTCGGCGTCGCCCTCGCCGCGTTCCCAGGTGGGAATGTT
This window of the Pseudarthrobacter defluvii genome carries:
- the tal gene encoding transaldolase gives rise to the protein MTTPTQQLSDAGVSIWLDDLSRGRLETGTLRKLIEEKNVVGVTTNPSIFHAAITSGTDYDQIIAGKAAEGASVEDTIFEITTTDVADACDLFAPVAAATKGVDGRVSIEVDPRLAWDTAGTIAEAKHLSQRVNRNNVHIKIPATIEGLEAITATLAEGISVNVTLIFSLERYRAVINAFQSGLEQAKENGHDLSKIHSVASFFVSRVDTEIDKRLDKIGTDEAKALKGKAGLANARLAYQVYEELFATERWALLADAGALPQRPLWASTGVKDPAYPDTLYVTELVAPGVVNTMPEKTLDATYDHGVVTGDTVKGTYEGANATLDALEKLGVSYNEVVALLETEGLDKFVASWKELLADVEGALASARKAS